The following proteins are encoded in a genomic region of Debaryomyces hansenii CBS767 chromosome G complete sequence:
- a CDS encoding DEHA2G22638p (no similarity) yields MEFNLSPHANTSNTASQHNYMQQQQQQQQQQQQQQQQQQQQQQNKQQQQNKQHQHSPYQTTNGQNVRNAPINDERISIPHNGANRNLVSDEFAKDSHQLLLAYLYEYLRANGMDESAKSLLIEGKVPTNGLSTNEKFDDVDYKMSLDHSDTFLLEWWSSLWTMQATANPNLNQALNQANPNTKKNPMPPPTVRQGSNMNMAQYQQQLKLQQMRLQFQQQQAQQAQQAQQAQQAQQQQLHSPLMVNGQPQNQPQIQPQPQIPQQHQQRPLQQAQSIQPSQPGPSQQKAVNNDAINDYQLNLLMMENQNNIQKRQFMLMKQQRQQHQSPQQQLNQIPHQSQPIQTNQMEIKTHDLNSNPSFISQRPPQQHQQQLLLQQQQQKQQQNHQQQLLQQQLLMMQQQNKGTDPYKPANDNTKGTPSEIKPNTAQNNSVDAAKDDLNLTAQQRNQFNLQYQLQQERLKYIQQQQAMSDNTDTNGSGIINSTSFNNDLSMDDDWLSGMGAGPGFF; encoded by the coding sequence ATGGAGTTTAATTTGTCTCCACATGCCAATACTTCAAATACAGCATCACAACATAACTACATgcaacagcagcaacagcagcaacagcagcaacagcagcaacagcagcaacagcagcaacagcagcaaAATAAGCAACAGCAGCAAAATAAGCAACATCAGCACCTGCCTTATCAAACTACGAATGGACAGAATGTTCGGAATGCCCCAATTAATGATGAGCGGATAAGCATACCGCATAACGGGGCTAATAGGAATTTGGTAAGTGACGAATTTGCTAAGGATTCTCATCAGCTATTACTAGCATACTTGTATGAATATTTAAGAGCCAATGGCATGGATGAGTCAGCGAAATCTCTATTGATCGAGGGTAAGGTTCCGACTAATGGGTTATCAAcgaatgaaaaattcgatGATGTTGATTACAAGATGTCATTGGATCATTCTGACACATTTCTATTAGAATGGTGGTCGTCTCTATGGACGATGCAGGCAACTGCCAACCCGAATTTGAATCAGGCGTTAAATCAAGCTAATCCTAATACGAAGAAAAATCCAATGCCGCCTCCTACAGTAAGGCAGGGTTCGAATATGAATATGGCTcaatatcaacaacaaTTGAAACTACAACAAATGAGGCTTCAATTCCAACAGCAGCAAGCACAACAAGCACAACAAGCACAACAAGCACAACAAgcacaacaacaacagtTACACTCACCACTAATGGTAAACGGCCAACCACAGAATCAACCTCAAATTCAACCGCAGCCTCAAATACCACAGCAACACCAACAAAGACCTTTACAACAAGCTCAATCAATACAACCTTCTCAACCAGGTCCATCGCAGCAAAAAGCAGTTAATAATGATGCCATTAATGACTATCAATTGAACTTGTTAATGAtggaaaatcaaaataatattcaaaagcGACAGTTCATGCTAATGAAGCAACAAAGACAGCAACATCAACTGCCACAGCAACAGTTAAACCAGATACCACATCAACTGCAACCAATACAGACTAACCAAATGGAAATCAAAACACAcgatttaaattcaaatcctCTGTTCATTTCTCAGCGTCCCCCACAACAGCACCAGCAGCAATTACTTttacaacaacaacaacagaaacagcaacaaaatcatcaacaacaacttTTACAACAACAACTATTAATGATGCAACAACAGAATAAGGGTACTGATCCTTATAAGCCGGCAAATGATAATACAAAAGGCACTCCAAGTGAAATCAAGCCAAACACAGctcaaaataattctgtaGATGCCGCTAAAGATGATCTTAATTTGACGGCACAGcaaagaaatcaatttaatttaCAGTATCAATTGCAGCAGGAACGATTAAAGTATATTCAGCAACAGCAAGCCATGCTGGATAATACGGATACAAATGGCTCAGGCATTATAAATTCCAcatcttttaataatgatttgtCAATGGATGATGACTGGTTAAGTGGGATGGGCGCAGGTCCGGGGTTCTTTTAA